The following are encoded together in the Campylobacter devanensis genome:
- a CDS encoding F0F1 ATP synthase subunit delta, translating into MREIVAKKYVKALILALDADEFNRVSDEISKLAAAFGLDKFNYIIDSPIIDAKSKVEFLLTLVNDNKNEKLANFLMLLSHRGRLHLIPEIAREFEYQKALRDGKFKGLISGNIELSETQKSELEQKFSNKFDVNIEFQTVKNEFNGIKIEIDDLGVEVSFSIDRLKAQMSEYILKVI; encoded by the coding sequence ATGAGAGAAATAGTAGCCAAAAAATATGTAAAAGCACTAATTTTAGCTTTAGACGCTGATGAATTTAATAGAGTAAGTGACGAGATTAGTAAGTTAGCTGCTGCGTTTGGCCTAGATAAATTTAACTACATAATAGACTCGCCAATCATTGATGCGAAGTCTAAGGTTGAGTTTTTGCTAACTTTAGTTAATGATAATAAAAATGAAAAACTTGCTAATTTCTTAATGCTTTTAAGCCATAGAGGTAGATTACATTTAATTCCAGAAATTGCAAGAGAATTTGAATATCAAAAAGCTTTAAGAGATGGTAAATTTAAAGGTTTAATCTCTGGAAATATCGAGTTAAGCGAAACTCAAAAGAGTGAGTTGGAGCAGAAATTTTCTAATAAATTTGATGTAAATATTGAATTTCAAACTGTAAAAAACGAATTTAATGGCATTAAAATCGAGATTGACGATTTAGGTGTTGAAGTTAGTTTTTCAATCGATAGATTAAAAGCTCAAATGAGCGAATATATATTAAAAGTAATTTAA
- a CDS encoding F0F1 ATP synthase subunit B, translated as MNIKFILLLAAPMLAFGAGSGSGEYDIIPRVINFVIFFAILYYLIAKPVKAAYHGRINAIANRLNAIQEKLKASNAKKEEAVKKVENAKVIANDLTQAVKKEIEIMLVKIEKDTQNEIAILEKSYEEQKDFEERKLVRAVVSEVLDELFASDAMKIDQNELINLIMKKVS; from the coding sequence ATGAATATTAAATTTATCCTATTATTAGCAGCTCCAATGCTTGCTTTTGGTGCTGGTAGCGGAAGCGGTGAGTATGATATCATTCCTAGGGTGATTAACTTTGTTATATTCTTTGCTATACTCTACTACTTAATAGCTAAGCCAGTTAAAGCTGCATATCATGGCAGAATTAACGCTATTGCAAATAGATTAAACGCTATTCAAGAGAAGCTAAAAGCCTCAAATGCTAAAAAAGAAGAGGCTGTCAAAAAGGTAGAAAATGCTAAAGTTATTGCAAATGACTTAACTCAAGCTGTTAAAAAAGAGATAGAAATCATGTTAGTTAAGATAGAAAAAGATACTCAAAATGAGATTGCTATCTTAGAAAAAAGTTATGAAGAACAAAAAGACTTTGAAGAAAGAAAGCTTGTTAGAGCCGTAGTTAGCGAAGTTTTAGATGAGCTATTTGCAAGTGATGCTATGAAAATAGATCAAAATGAGCTTATCAATCTTATTATGAAAAAGGTGAGCTAA
- a CDS encoding FoF1 ATP synthase subunit B': MLQIDPPLLLITLVIFLGLIFVLNSILYKPLLGFIDDRNKSIKNDEESVSKNASDTGNYEAQIEKIIGDARAEAQAKKHAALSEAKERAATKVAIKKESLEADFDSFMAGLADRKAELKSNLTAKIPELKSTLAGSLSKM, from the coding sequence ATGCTACAGATAGATCCGCCGTTGTTGCTGATTACATTAGTGATCTTTTTAGGGCTTATCTTTGTGCTAAATTCCATTCTCTACAAGCCATTGCTTGGTTTCATTGATGATAGAAATAAATCTATCAAAAATGATGAAGAGAGCGTTAGTAAAAATGCTAGCGATACTGGAAATTACGAAGCCCAAATAGAGAAGATCATAGGTGATGCTAGAGCTGAAGCTCAGGCTAAAAAGCATGCTGCTTTAAGTGAAGCTAAAGAGAGAGCAGCTACTAAAGTTGCTATCAAAAAAGAGAGTTTAGAAGCTGATTTTGACAGTTTTATGGCTGGACTTGCCGATAGAAAAGCTGAGTTAAAATCTAATTTAACCGCTAAAATTCCAGAATTAAAAAGTACCCTTGCTGGTTCTTTATCAAAAATGTAG
- a CDS encoding ParB/RepB/Spo0J family partition protein — MALGRGLDSILGDVEQAYNKELHKELVADIEIDRIEPNPFQPRRNFSDESLRELSQSIERHGLIQPIIVIRKGDNFTLIAGERRLRATKLLGEDKIKAIVANIGDKNLRELALIENIQRENLSPIELANAYQELINEYKITQEALASIVKKSRTQITNTLRLLGLDEHTKELIDEGKITQGHAKIMVGLNKDNQKLVADSIMGQKLSVRDTENLVKRLKNSNQSRPRIDFEDRKNLNLLKDLIEELGIKCKINGQKITLNLNDSKKIDNMIKIIQKIQ, encoded by the coding sequence ATGGCACTTGGTAGAGGATTAGACTCCATCTTAGGTGATGTTGAGCAAGCATATAATAAGGAATTACACAAAGAGTTAGTAGCTGATATTGAAATTGATAGAATTGAGCCAAATCCGTTTCAGCCTAGACGAAATTTTAGCGATGAATCATTAAGAGAACTTAGTCAAAGTATCGAGCGTCACGGGCTAATTCAGCCAATTATTGTTATTAGAAAGGGTGATAATTTTACACTAATTGCTGGCGAAAGGCGTTTAAGGGCTACTAAACTTTTAGGAGAGGATAAAATCAAAGCAATCGTCGCAAATATCGGCGATAAAAATTTAAGAGAATTAGCACTAATTGAGAATATCCAAAGAGAGAATTTAAGCCCAATTGAACTAGCAAATGCATATCAAGAGCTAATTAATGAATATAAAATTACCCAAGAGGCTTTAGCGTCTATTGTTAAAAAAAGCAGAACGCAAATAACCAATACTCTAAGACTTTTAGGGCTTGATGAACATACTAAAGAGTTAATAGATGAGGGTAAAATTACTCAAGGTCATGCTAAGATTATGGTTGGTCTAAATAAAGATAATCAAAAACTAGTAGCTGATAGTATAATGGGGCAAAAGCTTAGCGTAAGAGATACTGAAAATTTAGTAAAAAGACTTAAAAATAGCAATCAAAGCAGACCAAGGATAGATTTTGAGGATAGAAAAAATTTAAATTTGCTTAAAGATTTAATTGAAGAACTTGGAATAAAATGTAAAATAAACGGGCAAAAAATTACTTTAAATTTAAATGATAGTAAAAAAATCGATAATATGATAAAAATAATTCAAAAAATTCAGTAG
- a CDS encoding ParA family protein translates to MSEVITIANQKGGVGKTTTAVNLAASLAVAEKRVLLLDIDPQANATTGLGFKRSDYEFNIYHVLTGRKNISEIILKTELQMLDIAPSNIGLVGIEQEFNEQNRDYKNILKSKLATIRDSYDYIIIDSPPTLGILTINALTASDSVIIPIQCEFYAMEGLAQIFNTVKVIKETTNPKLAIKGFLPTMYSSQNNLSKETVADLKKHFSNKLFKAENCEDGFVIIPRNVKLAESPSFGKPVILYDIKSSGSLAYQKLAHSIMG, encoded by the coding sequence ATGAGTGAGGTTATAACCATTGCCAACCAAAAAGGTGGCGTAGGAAAGACTACTACAGCTGTCAATTTAGCAGCTTCGTTGGCTGTGGCTGAGAAGAGAGTTTTGCTACTTGATATTGATCCGCAAGCTAATGCGACGACTGGGCTAGGCTTTAAAAGAAGTGATTATGAATTTAATATCTATCATGTTTTAACTGGTAGAAAAAATATCAGCGAAATAATATTAAAAACAGAGCTGCAAATGCTTGATATTGCCCCATCAAATATTGGGCTAGTTGGTATTGAGCAGGAATTTAACGAGCAAAATCGTGACTATAAAAATATTTTAAAAAGCAAGCTAGCAACCATCCGTGATAGCTATGATTATATAATAATCGATAGCCCACCAACACTTGGAATTTTAACAATTAATGCACTAACTGCTAGTGATAGCGTTATTATTCCGATTCAATGCGAGTTTTATGCTATGGAGGGTTTAGCACAGATTTTTAACACTGTAAAAGTGATAAAAGAGACAACAAATCCAAAATTAGCTATCAAAGGATTCTTGCCTACGATGTATAGTTCGCAAAATAATCTCTCTAAAGAGACGGTTGCTGACTTGAAAAAACACTTTAGTAATAAGCTATTTAAGGCTGAAAACTGCGAAGATGGGTTTGTCATAATTCCTAGAAATGTTAAATTAGCTGAGAGTCCAAGCTTTGGTAAGCCAGTTATTTTATATGATATAAAATCTAGCGGCTCTTTAGCCTATCAAAAATTAGCTCACTCGATAATGGGGTAA
- a CDS encoding biotin--[acetyl-CoA-carboxylase] ligase, giving the protein MEIEYICECQSTQTKLIEDIKLFKKYPPCAIVADCQSHGIGSRANNWQSPKGNLYLSFAIDAKDLPSDLESVSASIYFAYILVLALREKGSKLWLKWPNDIYLGEHKIAGIITTKINSVYVCGIGLNLKSAPSFARCLDIELSRDFILDLYFKSLNAKPQWKQIFSKYLIEFGLSKNFCVHIDEKPVSLSGATLQSDGSIIINNKRVYSAR; this is encoded by the coding sequence TTGGAGATAGAGTATATTTGTGAGTGTCAATCGACACAAACTAAACTAATTGAAGATATAAAATTATTTAAAAAATATCCCCCGTGTGCTATAGTGGCTGATTGTCAAAGTCATGGCATAGGAAGTAGAGCAAATAACTGGCAGAGCCCAAAAGGCAATTTATACTTAAGTTTTGCAATAGATGCCAAGGATTTGCCAAGCGACTTAGAGTCAGTATCTGCAAGCATATATTTTGCCTATATTTTAGTCTTGGCACTTAGAGAAAAGGGCTCAAAATTATGGCTAAAATGGCCAAATGATATTTATCTAGGAGAGCATAAAATTGCAGGTATCATTACAACAAAAATTAATAGCGTATATGTATGTGGAATAGGGCTAAATTTAAAAAGTGCTCCTAGCTTTGCTAGGTGCCTAGATATAGAGCTTAGTAGGGATTTTATACTAGATTTGTATTTTAAAAGTTTAAATGCCAAGCCGCAATGGAAGCAAATTTTTAGCAAATATTTGATAGAATTTGGATTGTCAAAGAATTTTTGTGTCCATATAGATGAGAAGCCAGTGAGCCTAAGCGGTGCTACATTGCAAAGCGATGGCTCGATAATAATAAATAATAAAAGGGTGTATTCAGCAAGATGA
- the fmt gene encoding methionyl-tRNA formyltransferase, producing the protein MKNIVFMGTPSYASKILEEIYKAKFNILAIYTQPDKPVGRSQALTPPDVKKLAIDLGLNDIVYQPKSLKESGVKEHIKSLNPDIIIVAAYGQILPREILDIAPCVNLHASILPAYRGASPIQSAILDKNNLSGVTAMAMNEGLDSGDILAFSILDITNMNSYELFDKFSIMAANLTIKILNEYENINPIKQFDALSSKCKKIKKDDGLVDFSVDSASQIWIKFLAYYGWPGIFTKNGIKILDIEVANLNGGIGEILSINDNGFVVGVNNGSILIKTLQAAGKKSVDAKSYLNGKRLGVGDRVYL; encoded by the coding sequence ATGAAAAATATAGTTTTTATGGGAACTCCAAGCTATGCTAGTAAAATTTTAGAAGAGATTTATAAGGCTAAATTTAATATTCTTGCTATCTATACTCAGCCTGATAAACCAGTAGGTAGAAGCCAAGCTCTTACCCCGCCAGATGTAAAAAAACTAGCCATAGATTTAGGACTTAATGATATAGTTTATCAGCCAAAATCTTTAAAAGAGAGCGGAGTTAAAGAGCATATTAAATCACTAAATCCTGATATTATTATAGTAGCAGCTTATGGACAGATTCTACCGCGTGAAATTTTAGATATTGCGCCTTGCGTGAATCTTCATGCATCTATTTTGCCAGCATATCGTGGTGCATCTCCTATACAATCGGCTATTTTAGATAAAAATAATTTAAGCGGAGTTACAGCTATGGCAATGAATGAAGGGCTTGATAGCGGTGATATTTTAGCATTTAGTATTCTTGATATTACCAATATGAACTCATATGAATTATTTGATAAGTTCAGCATAATGGCTGCAAATTTGACTATTAAAATACTAAATGAGTATGAAAATATCAATCCAATCAAGCAGTTTGATGCTCTTAGTTCAAAGTGTAAAAAGATAAAAAAAGATGATGGTCTAGTTGATTTTAGTGTTGATAGTGCTAGTCAAATTTGGATAAAATTTTTAGCATATTATGGATGGCCAGGGATTTTTACTAAAAATGGAATAAAAATTTTAGATATAGAAGTAGCAAATTTAAATGGTGGAATTGGTGAAATTTTATCCATTAATGATAATGGTTTTGTAGTTGGTGTAAATAATGGAAGTATTTTAATAAAAACACTACAAGCAGCTGGTAAAAAATCAGTTGATGCAAAAAGTTATTTAAATGGCAAAAGGCTAGGTGTTGGAGATAGAGTATATTTGTGA
- the proB gene encoding glutamate 5-kinase → MKRIVIKVGSHVLSDENAISQSRIDNLCKFLSDLSNKFEVILVSSGAISAGQAKFDLPRTSVINKQILSSLGQPYLMEIYSNTLSKYGKMAAQILLTAGDFDSRKITNHAKNVINGLLENKILPIINENDSTGISEIVYGDNDRLSSAVAYYFDADLLVILSDIDGYYTADPSLDKTATIRSVVTSIDQSELTKNSQTGSKHGTGGITTKLLAAEFLMQNGKDMFLASGFDLSVAREFLLNSNQIGGTIFKGKR, encoded by the coding sequence GTGAAACGCATAGTTATAAAAGTTGGCTCACATGTTTTAAGCGATGAGAATGCAATTAGTCAAAGTAGAATAGACAATCTTTGTAAATTTTTAAGTGATTTAAGCAATAAATTTGAAGTTATTTTAGTTAGTAGTGGAGCAATTAGCGCTGGTCAAGCCAAATTTGATCTACCAAGAACAAGTGTTATAAATAAGCAAATTTTATCTAGTCTTGGACAACCATATTTGATGGAAATCTACTCTAATACCTTATCAAAATATGGTAAAATGGCAGCTCAAATTTTGCTTACAGCAGGTGATTTTGACTCTAGAAAAATTACTAATCATGCTAAAAATGTAATTAATGGCTTGCTTGAAAATAAAATTCTACCAATTATAAATGAGAATGATTCTACAGGAATTAGCGAGATAGTTTATGGGGATAATGATAGATTATCAAGTGCGGTAGCGTACTATTTTGATGCTGATTTACTAGTTATATTAAGTGATATAGATGGTTATTATACAGCCGATCCAAGTTTAGATAAAACTGCTACAATAAGATCGGTAGTAACTAGTATCGATCAATCTGAATTAACTAAAAATTCGCAAACAGGCTCAAAGCATGGCACAGGTGGAATTACTACAAAGCTATTAGCGGCTGAATTTTTAATGCAAAATGGCAAAGATATGTTTTTAGCCAGCGGGTTTGATCTTAGTGTAGCAAGAGAGTTTTTGTTAAACTCAAACCAAATTGGCGGTACAATTTTTAAAGGTAAAAGATGA
- the obgE gene encoding GTPase ObgE yields MFIDSVSFTVSSGKGGPGCASFRREKHVPLGGPDGGDGGNGGDVYFIVDNNTHTLANYKGKRVLKAANGVPGLPRNMTGKKGENLELIVPPGTAVYDNDSGELLLDLTTEGQKELFLLGGKGGLGNIHFKTSVNQVPSKAQPGLPGETKNIRLELKLIADVGLVGFPNVGKSTLISAVSNAKPQIANYEFTTLTPKLGLVEVDQFNGFVMADIPGIIEGASDGKGLGIKFLKHIERTKVLLYMIDLANYRSLEEQFETLRSEVEKFSPLLAKRSFAIALTRADVAEDIDEKVQNFISKFGFETKQSGYKIDTSLPYFVMPISSVSGENLKELKFALLEILKDDTTA; encoded by the coding sequence ATGTTTATAGATAGTGTAAGTTTTACTGTAAGTAGTGGCAAAGGTGGGCCAGGCTGTGCTAGTTTTCGCCGTGAAAAGCATGTTCCTCTAGGTGGGCCAGATGGCGGTGATGGCGGAAATGGCGGTGATGTATATTTTATAGTTGATAATAATACGCATACTTTAGCCAACTACAAAGGTAAAAGAGTTTTAAAAGCTGCAAATGGCGTACCAGGACTTCCAAGAAATATGACTGGTAAAAAGGGTGAGAACCTTGAATTAATTGTACCGCCAGGAACTGCTGTGTATGATAATGATAGTGGAGAGTTGCTACTAGACCTTACAACTGAAGGTCAAAAAGAGTTATTTTTACTTGGCGGTAAAGGCGGTCTTGGCAATATTCATTTTAAAACTAGCGTAAATCAAGTACCTTCAAAAGCGCAGCCAGGACTTCCAGGTGAGACTAAGAATATTAGACTTGAATTAAAGCTGATTGCCGATGTTGGTCTTGTTGGTTTTCCAAATGTTGGTAAATCTACCTTAATCTCAGCTGTATCAAATGCTAAACCACAAATTGCAAATTATGAATTTACTACGCTTACACCAAAGCTAGGATTGGTTGAAGTAGATCAATTCAATGGATTTGTGATGGCTGATATTCCAGGTATTATAGAAGGAGCTAGTGATGGCAAAGGGCTTGGAATTAAGTTTTTAAAACATATCGAAAGAACTAAAGTTTTGCTATATATGATAGATTTAGCAAACTATAGAAGCCTTGAAGAGCAGTTTGAAACTCTAAGATCTGAAGTTGAAAAATTCTCACCTTTACTTGCTAAACGAAGTTTTGCCATTGCTCTTACTAGAGCAGATGTGGCTGAGGATATTGATGAAAAAGTCCAAAATTTTATATCTAAATTTGGCTTTGAAACAAAACAAAGTGGATATAAAATTGATACTTCACTTCCATATTTTGTAATGCCAATTTCAAGCGTTAGCGGAGAAAATTTAAAAGAGCTCAAATTCGCTCTTTTAGAGATTTTAAAAGATGATACTACAGCCTAA
- the rpmA gene encoding 50S ribosomal protein L27, translating into MAHKKGQGSTQNNRDSIGRRLGVKKFGGEFVRAGNIIIRQRGTATHPGNNVGMGKDHTIFALVDGFVKFERKDKDRKKVSVYPAA; encoded by the coding sequence ATGGCACACAAGAAAGGTCAGGGTTCAACCCAAAATAACCGTGATAGTATAGGTCGCCGCTTAGGTGTTAAAAAATTCGGCGGTGAGTTCGTAAGAGCCGGAAATATCATAATCCGCCAAAGAGGAACAGCAACTCACCCAGGCAACAATGTAGGTATGGGAAAAGATCATACTATATTTGCTTTGGTTGATGGTTTTGTGAAATTCGAAAGAAAAGATAAAGATAGAAAAAAAGTTTCTGTCTATCCAGCTGCATAA
- the rplU gene encoding 50S ribosomal protein L21, whose protein sequence is MYAIIKHGSKQYKVSEGDFLNLDHFEAEAKSIVEITEVLAVNDGSLKVGAPFVSGAKVVLEVIREGKDKKVVIYKKRRRKDSKLKRGFRREYTRVKVTSIKA, encoded by the coding sequence ATGTATGCGATTATCAAACATGGCTCAAAACAGTATAAAGTTAGCGAAGGTGACTTCCTAAATTTAGATCATTTTGAAGCCGAAGCAAAATCAATTGTTGAAATCACTGAGGTTTTAGCAGTTAATGATGGCAGTTTAAAGGTAGGTGCGCCGTTTGTGAGTGGTGCAAAAGTTGTTTTAGAAGTTATACGAGAAGGTAAAGACAAAAAAGTTGTTATCTACAAAAAACGCAGAAGAAAAGATTCAAAATTAAAACGCGGTTTTAGAAGAGAATACACTCGTGTAAAAGTTACAAGTATAAAAGCCTAA
- a CDS encoding cytochrome-c peroxidase, with protein MKSRLLLSSVLVATSLFAASDADLLKAAKDAGLKALPTTQAQVDEMLKEIGVKPNKFTKAKAELGKKLYFEPRLSKSGIISCNTCHNLGLGGTDGIAAAVGHKWTVNPHHLNSPTVYNSVLNTTQFWDGRAMTLVDQAKGPIEAEPEMATPAALAVERISSLPEYQAEFKKIYKDGITFDNIADAIASFERTLLTPSKFDKFMNGDLKALNKAEKQGLQTFIDKGCVTCHTGVNLGGSMQAFEVAGKYKFANIGDFKGDANGMVKTPTLRNVAETAPYFHNGAIWKLDEAVKEMGSVQLGIEISDAEAKSIISFLNSLTGEKPKVVYPQFPASTEATPKPEL; from the coding sequence ATGAAAAGTAGATTACTTTTAAGTTCTGTATTAGTTGCTACATCTTTATTTGCTGCTAGTGATGCTGATCTTTTAAAAGCTGCTAAAGATGCTGGTTTAAAAGCACTTCCAACTACACAAGCTCAAGTAGATGAGATGCTAAAAGAGATAGGCGTAAAACCAAATAAATTTACAAAAGCAAAAGCCGAACTCGGTAAAAAACTATATTTTGAGCCAAGATTATCAAAAAGCGGTATAATCAGCTGTAATACATGCCACAATCTAGGTCTAGGTGGAACTGATGGTATCGCTGCTGCTGTAGGTCATAAATGGACGGTAAATCCGCATCATCTAAATAGCCCAACAGTCTATAACTCAGTGCTAAACACAACACAATTTTGGGATGGTCGTGCTATGACTTTAGTAGATCAAGCCAAAGGCCCAATCGAAGCTGAACCAGAGATGGCTACTCCAGCAGCACTTGCAGTAGAGAGAATAAGCTCACTTCCAGAGTATCAGGCTGAATTTAAAAAAATATATAAAGATGGTATTACATTTGACAATATCGCCGATGCGATCGCAAGTTTCGAAAGAACACTTCTTACTCCATCTAAATTTGATAAATTTATGAATGGCGACTTAAAAGCTCTAAACAAAGCTGAAAAACAAGGCCTACAAACTTTCATTGATAAAGGTTGTGTTACTTGCCACACAGGTGTAAATCTAGGTGGATCTATGCAAGCATTTGAAGTAGCAGGTAAATATAAATTTGCTAATATTGGCGACTTTAAAGGTGATGCAAATGGCATGGTCAAAACTCCAACTCTAAGAAATGTAGCAGAAACTGCTCCATACTTCCACAATGGCGCTATATGGAAACTTGATGAAGCTGTAAAAGAGATGGGAAGTGTCCAATTAGGTATCGAAATCAGCGATGCTGAAGCAAAAAGCATTATTAGCTTCTTAAATAGCCTAACAGGCGAAAAACCAAAAGTTGTATATCCACAATTCCCAGCAAGCACAGAAGCTACTCCAAAACCAGAGCTATAA
- a CDS encoding thioredoxin domain-containing protein, which yields MKKIFISSLLSSSLLFGALSDAEILQVFEGGDEELKYTIDSRKNLPNTNFEEIKIKMSDGENSAYIALYSDGAYIFPDVIDIKNKISYLANFENAQAKIAIENATKKLGELIKSIPKDNIISIGNDKNKETKYLFTDPDCPYCRQDLELIEAKLKSTNLKIILAPVSNHGIPAIKKSIAILNEAKSAKNDTAKIKILRKYFDPNAKEPNMISQEEIDKFKAQVDKIFTTGAVRGVPMLIDAKTLGL from the coding sequence ATGAAAAAAATTTTTATAAGCTCTTTGCTTAGTTCAAGCCTACTTTTTGGCGCACTTAGCGATGCTGAGATTTTACAAGTTTTTGAAGGTGGCGATGAAGAGCTAAAATACACAATCGACTCACGCAAAAATCTACCAAATACAAATTTTGAAGAGATCAAAATCAAAATGAGTGATGGTGAAAATAGCGCTTACATTGCACTTTATAGTGATGGGGCTTATATATTTCCTGATGTGATTGATATTAAAAATAAAATCAGCTATCTAGCAAATTTTGAAAACGCTCAAGCCAAAATCGCCATAGAAAACGCAACCAAAAAACTAGGCGAACTTATCAAATCAATACCAAAAGATAATATAATCTCAATTGGCAATGATAAAAACAAAGAGACAAAATATCTATTTACAGATCCAGATTGCCCATATTGTCGCCAGGATTTAGAGCTAATTGAAGCTAAACTAAAAAGCACAAATTTAAAAATAATCCTAGCGCCAGTCTCAAACCACGGTATTCCTGCAATTAAAAAATCTATTGCGATACTAAACGAAGCAAAAAGTGCTAAAAATGATACCGCTAAAATAAAAATCCTAAGAAAATATTTTGACCCAAATGCCAAAGAGCCTAACATGATTAGCCAAGAAGAGATTGATAAGTTTAAAGCCCAAGTTGATAAAATCTTTACCACCGGTGCTGTACGTGGTGTGCCTATGCTAATTGATGCTAAAACACTAGGATTATAA
- the pseF gene encoding pseudaminic acid cytidylyltransferase, whose amino-acid sequence MNALAIITARGGSKRIPRKNIKEFMGKPMIAYAIDACKDSGIFDEIMVSTDDDEIATVARKFGANVPFMRSSKNSDDYATTNDVLTEVLEQYQKRGIKPSVVCCVYPCVPFLDGEILRLAYDKFKSSGADGLTPVVKFSFPIQRSFRIKDGFLEYREPQNASKRSQDLEPMYHDVGMFYFYKGTKLNGKNIIPYIIDESVAQDIDTMDDWKMAEIKFKVKNEL is encoded by the coding sequence ATGAACGCTTTAGCTATTATTACTGCTCGTGGTGGTTCAAAACGAATTCCACGCAAAAATATTAAAGAATTTATGGGAAAGCCTATGATCGCATACGCTATTGATGCGTGCAAAGATTCAGGGATTTTCGATGAGATTATGGTCTCAACTGATGATGATGAAATCGCAACTGTAGCAAGAAAGTTTGGTGCAAATGTACCATTTATGAGATCTTCTAAAAACTCAGATGATTATGCGACTACAAATGATGTATTAACTGAAGTTTTAGAGCAGTATCAAAAGCGTGGAATTAAACCTTCTGTGGTCTGTTGTGTTTATCCGTGCGTGCCATTTTTAGATGGAGAGATTTTACGCTTAGCTTATGATAAATTTAAATCAAGTGGCGCTGATGGACTTACTCCTGTTGTTAAATTTAGTTTTCCGATTCAAAGATCCTTTAGGATTAAAGATGGTTTTTTAGAGTATAGAGAGCCGCAAAATGCATCTAAAAGAAGTCAAGATTTAGAGCCTATGTATCATGATGTAGGAATGTTTTACTTTTACAAAGGCACAAAGCTAAATGGTAAAAATATAATTCCATATATAATAGATGAATCTGTAGCGCAAGATATCGATACAATGGATGATTGGAAGATGGCAGAGATTAAATTTAAGGTAAAAAATGAGCTATAA
- a CDS encoding sugar phosphate isomerase/epimerase family protein, which produces MSYKIGLKLWSLNENYIAPAKELYECGKYDYIELYTVPNSLQMLPLWKNLAKDCGVKFAIHAPHFSSGLDFSNPNKQRYNLELCEQVKRYSGELEAVYTVFHPGIGGSINESVRQMKMVKNLKFAIENKPYIVPMDNGTAFCVGADFLSIKRILDEVGCEFCLDAGHALCSANYQGLNPYEYIAKLNELNPRIYHLSDNDENAKLDAHMHFGDGSIDLARVLKLLCGGEFLAIETIKDSKDNLDDFAKDCSILKLLIKNTK; this is translated from the coding sequence ATGAGCTATAAAATTGGACTAAAGCTTTGGAGTTTAAATGAGAATTATATAGCACCGGCTAAAGAACTTTATGAGTGTGGCAAGTATGATTATATAGAACTTTATACCGTGCCTAATAGCTTACAAATGCTACCTTTGTGGAAAAATTTAGCTAAAGATTGCGGTGTTAAATTTGCCATTCATGCGCCACATTTTAGCAGTGGGCTAGATTTTTCAAATCCTAATAAACAGCGTTATAATCTAGAATTATGCGAACAAGTAAAACGCTATAGCGGCGAGCTAGAGGCCGTTTATACCGTATTTCATCCTGGAATTGGTGGAAGCATTAATGAGAGCGTACGACAGATGAAAATGGTAAAAAATCTAAAATTTGCTATCGAAAATAAACCATATATCGTACCAATGGACAATGGAACCGCATTTTGCGTAGGGGCAGATTTTTTGAGTATTAAGCGAATTTTAGACGAAGTAGGATGTGAATTTTGCCTTGATGCTGGACATGCGCTTTGTAGCGCAAACTATCAAGGATTAAATCCTTATGAGTATATTGCTAAATTAAACGAGCTAAATCCTAGAATTTATCATCTAAGCGATAACGATGAGAACGCAAAACTTGATGCACATATGCATTTTGGTGATGGGAGTATTGATTTAGCAAGGGTATTAAAGCTTTTGTGCGGCGGGGAATTTTTAGCAATTGAGACGATCAAAGATAGCAAAGATAATTTAGATGATTTTGCTAAGGATTGCTCAATTTTAAAATTGCTAATTAAAAATACTAAGTAA